GGGTACGTATGACCCAGGCTCAATTTGGGCCTATAGAGGTGGGCAGTAAAATCCTCATTGTGCCAAGCTGGCATGCTGATGATGAAATTACGCAACAGGCTCAGGTGGATGGCAAAGTGTGCATTCAATTGGACCCAGGCCTTGCTTTTGGTACGGGTAGCCATGCCACCACTCATTTATGCTTAGAGTGGCTTGCAGAGCATTTACAGTCAGGACAATCAGTATTAGATTATGGTTGTGGCTCGGGCATTTTAGGTATTGCGGCTCAGAAATTAGGCGCGAGTAAAACGGACGGGGTGGATGTGGATACTCAGGCCGTTTCATCGACCCGAGCCAATGCACAAAATAATCAGGTGAATGTAAATGCAACCTTACCTGATGGCTTGGCAGAGGGGCAATACGATGTCGTGGTGGCTAATATCCTGTCTAATCCATTAAAAATGTTGGCCCCTATGTTATCTGCACGGGTAAAGCCGGGTGGGTATTTAGTGTTAGCCGGTATTTTCGAGTGGCAAACGGCAGAAATGCAAGATGCGTACGCTAAAGACATACAGCTTCAACCATGGCGTGATCGCGAAGGTTGGATTTGTTTGGTTGGTCAAAAATCAACCGACTAATCGAATTAGGTGTGACTATGATTGAACTCACAACGCAATGTCCTCAATGCGATTATCGTTTTGATGTGACTCTGGAGCAGTTGCAGCAACGCAAAGGCTTATTGCGTTGTGCTAAATGCGCCCATATTTTTGATGCGTATGAGTGTGCGGTAGACAATCAGGTTGGGCGGGGCGTTAAAAAAACGCCTGCCCCCACTCAGGTCACGCCCAAAATTAAGGCCTTGGCGCCTCATTTGCGTTGGCATTTTATTGGTGAAAGACCGTTGCCGACGGGGGTGGCCGCGATTGCGCCCGTTATACCAACACGGGCTCGGACACAAAGTCCGATGACCAGCTCTCAGCCGATCCAAAGTACGGTGGACTCTTCTGTCTCTGATATCCGAGTATATCTAGAGAGAGATGAAAAAACAGACAGGATACCTCCGGCTTTTTCAATGCCTAGCTCTTTAAATACCGAGCCGCATTTTTCCTCTAGTGATGGGAATGCGCATTTTACGTTTACACCTGAACCGCGTTCCTCTAGCTACAGAGCGCCCTCATCGGCTCAGCCCTCAGGATGGATACAAGGGGTTTGGGCGTTATTGTTTTGGTTCTTGCTCTTGGTGTTGGGATTGCAGTTGCTGTATGTGTATAGGGCTCAAATCGCCAATACGGTGGGGTTCTCGCGTCCTGTATTACAGCTAATGTGTGATTTGGCTGATTGTAAGATCCCTTACACGAGAGAAATCAATGCGATTGAAATCAAACAAAGTGCCTTACAGCAACAACCCAACACGGGGACAACAAAGCAATACTCGTATTTTTTACAGCTGCAGTTAAAAAATAATTTAAACTGGGCTCAGGAATGGCCTACATTGATTGTGAGTTTTAGTGATGCCTCTGCCGCTGTGATGGCGACCGTTGCTATAGCACCAGATCAATATTTAGCACCTAGCCAACGGCAGCGCCCCTTTGGCGCCGGAGAGCAGTATGCGGTTCGAGTACCCGTTAGCTTGGCAAATAAACGGATAAATGGCTTTACGGTCGAAAAATACTACCCGTAGCTGTTGCCTTGATTTTAAACATTGGGATTTACCTTTTGGAGTAGTTATGACTCAAATTACACAGCGCACATCGAAGCTTCGATTTGTTGTATTGGGTGCTGCCATTGCGTCAGCTCTTTTCGTGTCTGGGTGTGCTAATCGCTCAGCCTCCAGCTCTGTTTATACCTATGGCCAAGCCCAAAATGAACAAATAGTTCGTTTAGGTACGGTACAGTCAGTGCGATATGTCACGATTCAAAACGATCAGCCTTCGGGTGTGGGTGGCATTTCAGGTGCGGCGATTGGTGGTGTGGCAGGTAGCACAATTGGTGGTGGCAGGGGGAATGTACTGGCGACGATTGGTGGCGCTTTACTGGGTGGTATTGCCGGTAATGCCGTAGAAAATCGTACTCAAAAACGTCAAGGCTTAGAGGTTACTGTCACCATGGATAATGGTGAGACACGTGCTATTGCCCAAGAAGCCGATATTATGTTTACGGCTGGACAGCGGGTACGCGTTCTGAGTGGCAATGGCCCAACCCGAGTGACGCCGCTGTAACTTCAGCGTAGATGGTAGCCTATCCCTTTTCTGATTTATAAGGGCGGCTCAATGCCGCGCCTGAGCGCCGTAGGAATCCCCTTCCTTAGGGAGGGGAAGATGTCAAAGTCCAATGAGCACAAAGCTCAAGCGTTGCACCACCATATTCAGTATTTGCAAGCCTAACAAAGCAATAAGCGGTGAGAAATCAATCGCACCTGTTGCAGGTAGACGTTTGCGGATTGGGTTCATAATCGGATTCGTTAGGGCCTGTAAAAAAGGCGTAATCGGAGATCTGGCATTAACCCAAGACAATATAACCTGTATCAATAGCAGCCACCATGCAGTATCAAACGCCCATTTTAAGGTTGTAAACACACTGGCTAATAGAACTCGAGGCATCAGCTCTATCGAAACAAATTGCCCCGTTAATAAAAAAGAACTACCCAGTAAAAAGATCACGGCACAAAGCCAAGCGGCAAGTAGGCTTGGGATATCAATAAATTTTCGTGTGGGGATAAGTTTACGTATGGGTTGTATCGCCCAGTCAGTCACCTGAAGGATTGCCATCGAGTAAGGGTTGAATGGGGGCATGCGTATTGCATAAAGCCACGCACGAAAAAGAAAGGCAATACCTAGTAAAGATAAGGCCAGCTGGAGGATGACTTGAAAGATATCGTTAAACATGCGGTGTGATAGTTGAGTTATTCTTCGTCTGTGTTGTCATAGGGGTAAGGCCAGTTACCCGCTGGATTAGGTTCGGTTTTAACAGGTTGAGCTGGTTGATTGTCGGCATATAGCATACAGTGATCCTTTTCTCTTTTGCATCAAAAACAAGAAAGCGTAGGCCAAGACACAGCCTACGCTTAAAAGTCTAACCGATGACGCCCATCGCGCAAAGTATTAACACGACGGGGCGAAAAACAAAAACATTAAATCTCAAGGGCCAGTTGTTGTTTTTGTACTTGCTGCATGGCGAGGTGTTTTACGGGGCCAAAGCCACGAATTTGCTGTGGTAAGCGTACGTATTCCAGCATGGCTTCGTAGTTAGTGGCATTTAGACGGTGTGGTAATTGGTTTAGTGTTTCCATTAAGTTGTCGCGCAGCTGACGCTCCATTTTACGTTCAGCCTGATAACCAAAAATATCTAAAGGTGTGCCCCGTAGATTTTTTCCTTTGGCTAAAACAGGGAAGAACTTCATCATCCATGCT
This Paenalcaligenes faecalis DNA region includes the following protein-coding sequences:
- a CDS encoding glycine zipper 2TM domain-containing protein, whose protein sequence is MTQITQRTSKLRFVVLGAAIASALFVSGCANRSASSSVYTYGQAQNEQIVRLGTVQSVRYVTIQNDQPSGVGGISGAAIGGVAGSTIGGGRGNVLATIGGALLGGIAGNAVENRTQKRQGLEVTVTMDNGETRAIAQEADIMFTAGQRVRVLSGNGPTRVTPL
- a CDS encoding zinc-ribbon and DUF3426 domain-containing protein, which translates into the protein MIELTTQCPQCDYRFDVTLEQLQQRKGLLRCAKCAHIFDAYECAVDNQVGRGVKKTPAPTQVTPKIKALAPHLRWHFIGERPLPTGVAAIAPVIPTRARTQSPMTSSQPIQSTVDSSVSDIRVYLERDEKTDRIPPAFSMPSSLNTEPHFSSSDGNAHFTFTPEPRSSSYRAPSSAQPSGWIQGVWALLFWFLLLVLGLQLLYVYRAQIANTVGFSRPVLQLMCDLADCKIPYTREINAIEIKQSALQQQPNTGTTKQYSYFLQLQLKNNLNWAQEWPTLIVSFSDASAAVMATVAIAPDQYLAPSQRQRPFGAGEQYAVRVPVSLANKRINGFTVEKYYP
- a CDS encoding YggT family protein, translating into MFNDIFQVILQLALSLLGIAFLFRAWLYAIRMPPFNPYSMAILQVTDWAIQPIRKLIPTRKFIDIPSLLAAWLCAVIFLLGSSFLLTGQFVSIELMPRVLLASVFTTLKWAFDTAWWLLLIQVILSWVNARSPITPFLQALTNPIMNPIRKRLPATGAIDFSPLIALLGLQILNMVVQRLSFVLIGL
- the prmA gene encoding 50S ribosomal protein L11 methyltransferase encodes the protein MREIVLMCAEQEAENVSDALLELGVLSVSVEDADENTDQEQPLYGEPGLEPEVFAWSRNRVVALLPEDLEAVIIVQQLRDQHVLELNDDDWFVRDVPDNDWVRMTQAQFGPIEVGSKILIVPSWHADDEITQQAQVDGKVCIQLDPGLAFGTGSHATTHLCLEWLAEHLQSGQSVLDYGCGSGILGIAAQKLGASKTDGVDVDTQAVSSTRANAQNNQVNVNATLPDGLAEGQYDVVVANILSNPLKMLAPMLSARVKPGGYLVLAGIFEWQTAEMQDAYAKDIQLQPWRDREGWICLVGQKSTD